A single region of the Lusitaniella coriacea LEGE 07157 genome encodes:
- a CDS encoding DUF4327 family protein, translating into MSTSTISSAPPVRYSIDLIRDEARQLIDRGSISRQQPIYVLCQYIPAREWVCVEGELEKCEYLLRDRIGDLVGSEYWEND; encoded by the coding sequence ATGAGTACTAGTACAATTTCATCTGCACCTCCCGTCCGTTATTCTATCGATTTGATTCGCGACGAAGCGCGCCAACTGATCGATCGCGGCTCCATCAGCCGCCAGCAACCGATTTATGTCCTTTGCCAGTATATTCCCGCTCGTGAGTGGGTTTGCGTTGAAGGCGAACTGGAAAAATGCGAATACTTGCTGCGCGATCGCATCGGCGATTTAGTCGGTTCGGAATACTGGGAAAACGATTGA
- a CDS encoding peptidylprolyl isomerase — protein sequence MKFWIQRQLTVIVVVALLGSLSLVGCTSPQADSSTTATEAPTITAQANNQDMSELPKLEGKATVVMTVNGSPITIEVDGDRAPVTAGNFVDLVERGFYDGLTFHRVVKEPNPFVAQGGDPEGTGMGGFVDPDTNQPRYIPLEIAPEGSDEPVYGKPIGGTPALKHDRGAIAMARSQAPNSASSQFYFTLADHSFLDGNYAVFGRVTDGMEAVDGIAQGDSIESAKVTAGLENLKK from the coding sequence ATGAAGTTTTGGATTCAGCGTCAATTAACAGTTATAGTTGTTGTCGCCCTACTGGGGAGTTTGAGCTTGGTTGGCTGTACCTCGCCTCAAGCGGATTCTTCAACAACAGCAACAGAAGCACCAACAATCACGGCTCAAGCCAATAATCAAGATATGAGTGAATTACCTAAATTGGAAGGCAAGGCAACTGTTGTAATGACTGTCAACGGCTCGCCGATTACGATTGAGGTGGATGGCGATCGCGCGCCCGTAACGGCAGGTAATTTCGTCGATCTCGTAGAACGCGGATTTTACGACGGATTGACGTTCCATCGCGTTGTCAAAGAACCCAATCCTTTTGTCGCTCAAGGCGGCGATCCTGAAGGAACGGGTATGGGCGGTTTTGTCGATCCCGACACCAATCAACCGCGCTACATTCCCTTGGAAATTGCGCCAGAAGGGTCTGACGAACCCGTTTATGGCAAACCCATTGGTGGTACTCCCGCACTCAAGCACGATCGCGGAGCGATTGCGATGGCACGCTCTCAAGCCCCTAATTCTGCTTCTTCTCAGTTCTACTTCACCCTAGCGGATCATTCTTTCCTTGATGGAAACTACGCCGTTTTTGGTCGCGTTACCGATGGAATGGAAGCCGTGGATGGGATCGCCCAGGGTGACAGCATTGAGTCGGCAAAAGTCACCGCAGGTTTGGAAAATCTGAAAAAGTGA
- a CDS encoding urease accessory protein UreD produces the protein MSHSSSSWHGNLELNYRDRNGATQVQRAYTTAPLKVQRPFYPEGEKICHTIALHTAGGIVGGDRLSQNLHLQPQSHVLLTTAAATKVYRSNGQQAQQTITLKIDSGARLEWLPQETILFNGAIYQQKMRVELAPGATFLAWEITRLGRTARGEQFVKGEWRNSTEIWQDGKPLWIDRQWLPASQSLWDSPHGLGGQPIVASFLCLGQPISPEILEKMRNLGASTLNRGGLGGVTTTQEQGSICRYRGASTIEVKNWFVAIWQLLRLEGLQSSGIKPRVWQW, from the coding sequence ATGTCCCACTCCTCATCCTCTTGGCACGGAAATCTCGAACTCAACTACCGCGATCGCAACGGTGCAACCCAGGTTCAGCGTGCCTACACAACAGCGCCCTTAAAGGTTCAGCGCCCCTTTTACCCCGAAGGAGAGAAAATTTGCCATACAATCGCACTGCACACGGCTGGGGGAATTGTCGGGGGGGATCGACTCTCTCAAAACCTGCACCTCCAACCCCAAAGTCACGTTCTCTTAACCACAGCCGCCGCAACAAAAGTCTATCGCAGCAACGGACAACAAGCACAACAAACCATCACCTTAAAAATTGATTCTGGAGCGCGTTTAGAATGGTTGCCCCAAGAGACAATTTTATTTAATGGGGCAATTTATCAACAAAAAATGCGAGTCGAACTGGCACCAGGGGCAACTTTTCTCGCCTGGGAAATCACTCGTTTGGGACGAACTGCAAGGGGAGAACAGTTTGTAAAAGGAGAGTGGCGCAATTCCACAGAAATTTGGCAGGACGGAAAACCCCTGTGGATCGATCGTCAATGGTTACCCGCCAGTCAATCCCTGTGGGACAGTCCCCACGGCTTAGGAGGACAGCCAATTGTTGCCAGCTTCCTTTGTTTGGGACAACCCATATCGCCAGAAATTCTCGAAAAAATGAGAAATCTAGGCGCGAGTACCTTGAATCGTGGAGGATTAGGGGGAGTCACGACAACGCAAGAACAAGGTTCGATCTGTCGCTATCGTGGCGCATCAACAATTGAAGTTAAGAATTGGTTTGTTGCAATTTGGCAATTACTTCGCCTTGAAGGGTTGCAATCTTCTGGAATTAAGCCAAGAGTTTGGCAGTGGTAA
- a CDS encoding glycoside hydrolase family 3 N-terminal domain-containing protein → MRDRVPPLQTLSLREQIAQMVVVRASGCLFDSQIRYPAWEPPLETLQQWISQLKVGGVIVLGGSAAEVSLRSRQLQDWAEIPLFIAADIEEGTGQRFAGATTFPPPMALSGIGDRAIAISHAEQMGATTAREAQSIGINWVLAPVVDVNNNPHNPVINIRAFGETPEIVSDLATAFLRGAQSYPVLTTAKHFPGHGDTAVDSHLHLPVVSHPIERLDAVELPPFNRAIAAGVDSVMTAHLLVPAWDTKYPATLSQKILTGQLRDKLGFNGLIVTDALVMGGVANFTDYQEVCVLAVEAGADILLMPQDPVAAIDAVEEAVQTGRISPQRIQASIERIWRAKQKILAGTTLDLSADSLLRELAQPEAKKTTREINQESLQLGGELPLSLPMEGENAENWVVVDDLLNCNFLAAHTPAIAVPKQLGYKLQLIEQHQLNLDRIPETALVQIFSRGNPFRGKAGLVPQAQEWFKLLLRQRKIVGLAIYGSPYILEELRSEFAPSLPWVFSYGQTALAQEGVTQVLWQKETRERSFSEAFI, encoded by the coding sequence ATGCGCGATCGCGTCCCCCCTTTACAAACCCTCTCTTTACGCGAACAAATCGCTCAAATGGTCGTGGTTCGAGCCTCCGGCTGTTTGTTCGATTCTCAAATTCGCTATCCCGCATGGGAACCGCCCCTCGAAACGCTGCAACAGTGGATTTCCCAGCTTAAGGTGGGGGGAGTCATTGTGTTGGGAGGAAGTGCGGCGGAAGTGAGTTTGCGATCGCGCCAACTGCAAGATTGGGCAGAAATTCCCTTATTCATCGCAGCGGATATTGAAGAAGGAACGGGACAGCGTTTTGCTGGGGCAACGACGTTTCCCCCGCCGATGGCACTGAGTGGAATTGGAGATCGCGCGATCGCCATTTCCCATGCCGAGCAAATGGGCGCAACCACAGCCCGCGAAGCCCAATCCATCGGTATTAACTGGGTTTTAGCTCCCGTGGTGGATGTGAATAATAATCCCCACAACCCCGTCATCAACATTCGCGCCTTTGGAGAAACCCCGGAAATCGTTAGCGATCTTGCAACAGCATTCTTGCGAGGGGCGCAAAGCTACCCCGTTCTCACCACCGCCAAGCATTTTCCCGGTCACGGGGATACCGCAGTAGATTCCCATTTACACCTACCCGTTGTTTCCCATCCCATCGAGCGCTTAGACGCAGTGGAATTGCCGCCCTTCAATCGCGCGATCGCGGCAGGGGTTGATAGCGTGATGACCGCTCATCTCCTCGTCCCCGCCTGGGATACCAAATATCCAGCAACCCTTTCCCAAAAGATTTTAACGGGGCAATTGCGCGATAAACTCGGCTTCAACGGTTTAATTGTCACCGATGCCTTAGTCATGGGCGGCGTTGCCAACTTCACAGATTATCAGGAAGTGTGCGTCCTTGCGGTTGAAGCGGGTGCGGATATCTTACTCATGCCTCAAGATCCCGTCGCCGCAATTGATGCAGTTGAGGAAGCCGTGCAAACCGGACGCATTTCTCCCCAGCGCATTCAAGCTTCCATCGAGCGAATTTGGCGCGCCAAACAAAAAATTCTTGCTGGCACAACCCTCGATTTATCTGCGGATTCGTTACTCAGAGAACTGGCACAACCAGAAGCAAAGAAAACTACACGAGAAATTAATCAAGAATCCTTGCAATTAGGGGGGGAATTGCCGCTCTCACTGCCAATGGAGGGGGAAAATGCTGAAAATTGGGTTGTGGTTGACGATCTGCTCAATTGTAACTTTCTCGCCGCCCATACCCCCGCGATCGCGGTTCCAAAACAACTCGGTTACAAGCTGCAACTCATCGAACAGCATCAACTCAATTTAGATCGCATTCCTGAAACTGCCCTCGTACAAATTTTCAGTCGTGGCAATCCTTTTCGGGGAAAAGCGGGACTCGTTCCCCAAGCCCAAGAATGGTTTAAACTTTTGTTAAGACAACGAAAAATAGTCGGTTTAGCCATTTATGGTAGTCCTTATATCTTAGAAGAGCTTCGTTCGGAGTTTGCACCAAGTTTGCCCTGGGTTTTTTCTTACGGACAAACGGCTCTAGCGCAAGAAGGGGTCACTCAAGTGCTATGGCAAAAGGAGACTCGCGAGCGTTCGTTTTCTGAAGCCTTTATATAA
- a CDS encoding photosystem I assembly protein Ycf4 — protein MTAKAETQNRLVLRKEIIGSRRLSNYLLAVATSIGGLGFFLAGLSSYLGINLLFVSDPSQLVFIPQGIALGFYGVAGLLVATYLWLTIYWDIGAGYNEFSKETGQAKIVRWGFPGKNRQVELVCPLDEIQSVKARIKEGLNPKHSLYLKVKKTRDIPLTRVGEPVPLTKLENEGAELAKFLGVPLEGF, from the coding sequence ATGACAGCAAAGGCAGAAACTCAAAATCGTTTGGTTCTTCGCAAAGAAATTATTGGCTCGCGCCGCTTGAGCAACTATTTGTTGGCAGTCGCCACTTCAATCGGCGGTCTAGGTTTTTTCCTCGCCGGACTTTCAAGCTACTTGGGAATTAATTTGCTGTTCGTCAGCGATCCTTCTCAACTGGTTTTCATTCCCCAAGGCATCGCCCTCGGATTTTATGGGGTTGCCGGACTGCTCGTGGCAACTTATCTTTGGCTGACAATCTATTGGGACATTGGCGCGGGCTATAACGAGTTTAGTAAAGAGACGGGTCAAGCTAAGATTGTTCGCTGGGGGTTTCCCGGTAAAAATCGACAAGTGGAATTGGTTTGCCCCCTCGATGAGATTCAATCGGTTAAAGCTCGAATTAAAGAAGGGCTTAATCCCAAACACAGTCTCTATCTCAAGGTTAAAAAAACGAGAGATATTCCCCTGACCCGCGTGGGCGAACCCGTACCGCTTACGAAGTTGGAAAACGAAGGCGCAGAACTCGCTAAATTTTTGGGCGTTCCTTTAGAAGGATTTTAA
- a CDS encoding DNA cytosine methyltransferase: MDKQQPTFIDLFAGIGGFRLAFEQAGYKCVYSCEIDPACQEVYFNNFGEKPEGDITKINIREIPNFDVLTAGFPCQPFSICGKRQGFEDTRGTLFFHICAIIEAKQPNVVLLENVKHLVHHDKGRTLDVILYSLENLGYLVDYKILNAKDFELPQNRERIIIFATKNKKFNFNLVKTSKFVEKLENYLCKRGSFEYLKNHEYTLIENAKRQSSGLIFIGYRNNKTTWKKGVRPNTENLSRVHHQPNRIYSVRGVHPTIPSQETSGRFFIYIPKENKVRKLTIKECYRIMGFPDTFKIHNSVAECYKQIGNSVCISMIYELANQIKKQNLLTSKETERNDNINYYKPEPLQLDFLQINKMNHKQKLLEIHHGSLELNDINNELTDELQNYINVIAQNCSKQKGVYTVLITLLIHKIIEPTQDIRFHQSNMPGGFSGRTVDTQYITPTLKELGLPAMAESGWLTRSLEQPYPYTLDYKGKINNKAVKTAFLEIVDFIENNPNRTELITKLLIDRVKQVSKANQIIITKLANVEKLNITTVIHCLNAHFNHNYKVFGASKLPVIAFHAIYQRFIQEVERYKGCTLKDLGSHTASDRTSRTAGDIEVLDKNKKLIEAIEIKYNKPIDLQMLLNAKDKILKYSPRRYYIFSSADVRQKDEAKIQEEIKFIATNHGFQVIVNGIIPTLKYYLRLITSVENFIEDYSRLVEQDRELQAIHKIQWNNILNTLD, from the coding sequence GTGGACAAGCAACAACCAACATTCATCGATCTTTTTGCTGGAATTGGAGGATTTAGACTGGCTTTTGAACAAGCTGGATATAAATGTGTCTATTCTTGTGAAATAGATCCTGCTTGTCAAGAAGTGTACTTTAATAACTTTGGAGAAAAGCCCGAAGGTGACATTACTAAGATAAATATTAGGGAAATACCAAACTTTGACGTTCTCACGGCAGGCTTCCCCTGTCAGCCATTTAGTATCTGTGGAAAAAGACAAGGTTTTGAGGATACACGAGGTACTCTTTTTTTCCATATTTGCGCAATCATAGAAGCTAAACAACCGAATGTTGTGCTTTTAGAAAATGTCAAGCATTTAGTTCACCACGATAAAGGTCGCACCTTAGATGTCATTCTTTATTCCTTAGAAAATCTAGGATATTTAGTTGATTATAAAATACTTAATGCCAAGGATTTCGAGCTTCCGCAAAATCGAGAAAGGATAATAATATTTGCCACAAAAAACAAAAAATTCAACTTCAATCTTGTAAAAACAAGTAAATTCGTAGAAAAACTAGAAAACTATCTTTGCAAAAGAGGGAGCTTTGAATATTTAAAAAATCACGAATACACTTTAATTGAAAACGCCAAGAGACAATCTTCTGGATTGATATTTATTGGATACAGAAACAACAAAACAACTTGGAAAAAAGGAGTTAGACCCAATACAGAAAATCTTTCAAGAGTACATCATCAACCCAATCGTATTTATTCAGTACGAGGTGTTCATCCTACTATTCCATCTCAGGAAACTTCTGGGAGATTTTTTATTTACATACCCAAAGAAAATAAAGTTCGTAAATTAACGATAAAAGAATGTTATCGTATCATGGGTTTTCCCGATACTTTTAAAATACATAATTCAGTAGCAGAATGTTACAAGCAAATTGGGAATTCTGTTTGTATATCTATGATTTATGAGTTGGCAAATCAAATAAAAAAACAGAATTTACTAACATCAAAAGAAACAGAGCGAAATGACAATATTAACTATTATAAGCCAGAACCTTTGCAGCTTGATTTTTTGCAAATCAACAAAATGAATCATAAACAAAAGTTATTAGAAATACATCATGGTTCTTTGGAATTAAATGATATCAACAATGAATTAACAGATGAATTACAGAACTACATTAATGTTATCGCCCAGAACTGTTCTAAACAAAAAGGTGTTTATACGGTATTAATTACACTATTAATACATAAAATAATTGAACCGACTCAAGATATCAGATTTCATCAATCAAATATGCCTGGAGGATTTTCCGGTAGAACCGTAGATACTCAATATATTACACCCACACTTAAAGAATTAGGTCTGCCTGCTATGGCAGAAAGTGGTTGGTTAACTCGTTCTTTAGAACAACCTTACCCTTATACTCTCGATTACAAGGGAAAAATCAATAATAAAGCGGTGAAAACGGCTTTTTTGGAGATCGTTGATTTCATAGAAAATAACCCCAATAGAACCGAACTAATTACTAAGTTACTCATCGATCGAGTGAAACAAGTTTCCAAAGCTAATCAGATTATTATTACAAAATTGGCTAATGTTGAAAAGTTAAATATAACCACAGTTATTCATTGTCTTAATGCTCACTTTAATCATAACTATAAAGTTTTTGGAGCATCTAAGTTACCCGTCATTGCTTTTCATGCTATTTATCAAAGATTTATTCAAGAAGTAGAAAGATATAAAGGTTGTACTTTAAAAGACTTAGGTAGCCATACGGCATCAGATAGAACTTCTCGCACCGCAGGAGATATAGAGGTTTTAGATAAAAACAAAAAGCTGATTGAAGCAATAGAAATAAAATACAACAAGCCAATCGATCTACAAATGCTTTTAAATGCCAAAGATAAAATATTAAAATATAGCCCCAGAAGATACTACATATTCTCCTCTGCTGATGTTCGGCAAAAAGATGAAGCGAAAATTCAAGAAGAGATTAAATTCATTGCGACCAATCACGGTTTTCAAGTTATTGTGAATGGAATTATACCAACACTCAAATATTATTTGAGATTAATTACATCTGTTGAAAATTTTATTGAAGATTATTCCAGGTTAGTAGAACAAGATCGAGAATTACAAGCGATTCATAAAATACAGTGGAATAATATATTAAATACTCTCGATTAG
- a CDS encoding beta-ketoacyl-ACP synthase, which translates to MSLSRNKIEVDKPLGEVVVTGIGLVSSLGTLKESWQRLLAGESGIRRDRALLELPSHPLGLIGQTPISFLPLTEWAVEEALQDAGLTPPLQDCGVVIGSSRGAQGTWEAARLQVRQHGMGAFPQGIVGLPPSSAIAAARKIGATGAVLAPMAACATGIWSIARAVELLQTGQYQRAIAGAIEAPITPLTLAGFAKMGALAKTGCYPFDRQREGLVLGEGAAIFVLETPELARQRGAKAYGKILGFGLTADGHHVSAPDPNGKSAIAAVRQCLERSNLNPSAIDYIHAHGTSTILNDRNEAQLIQSLFPHGVAVSSTKGATGHTLGASGAIGAAFCLMALHQQVLPPCVGLQNPEFDLDFVRKARLTRVQHALCLSFGFGGQNTAIAIALF; encoded by the coding sequence ATGTCGCTCTCAAGGAACAAAATCGAGGTTGACAAACCGCTAGGGGAAGTCGTTGTGACGGGGATTGGTTTGGTTTCCTCTTTGGGAACATTGAAGGAGAGTTGGCAGCGCCTTCTGGCTGGAGAATCGGGAATTCGCCGCGATCGCGCTTTGCTCGAACTGCCTTCCCATCCTCTGGGACTCATCGGACAAACCCCCATTTCCTTCCTCCCTTTAACCGAATGGGCGGTTGAGGAAGCATTGCAAGATGCAGGGTTAACGCCTCCCCTTCAAGATTGTGGCGTGGTGATTGGTTCGAGTCGCGGCGCTCAGGGGACTTGGGAAGCCGCGCGATTACAGGTTCGGCAGCATGGGATGGGTGCGTTTCCCCAAGGAATAGTAGGGTTACCCCCATCCAGCGCGATCGCGGCAGCACGAAAAATCGGGGCGACGGGGGCGGTTTTAGCACCAATGGCAGCTTGTGCTACGGGAATTTGGTCGATCGCGCGAGCGGTAGAACTGTTGCAAACGGGACAATACCAACGCGCGATCGCGGGAGCAATAGAAGCCCCCATTACGCCTCTCACCCTGGCGGGATTTGCAAAAATGGGCGCGCTTGCCAAAACCGGGTGCTATCCCTTCGATCGGCAGCGAGAGGGCTTAGTTTTGGGGGAAGGAGCCGCAATTTTTGTCCTAGAAACCCCCGAACTCGCTCGTCAGCGCGGTGCAAAAGCCTACGGGAAAATTTTGGGTTTTGGCTTAACCGCAGATGGGCATCATGTCAGCGCCCCCGATCCTAACGGGAAAAGCGCGATCGCGGCAGTGCGACAATGTTTAGAGCGCAGCAATCTCAACCCCAGCGCGATCGATTACATTCACGCCCACGGAACCAGCACTATCCTCAACGATCGCAACGAAGCTCAACTGATTCAATCCTTGTTTCCCCACGGCGTTGCTGTCAGTTCCACCAAAGGAGCAACGGGACATACCCTCGGCGCTTCTGGAGCAATTGGCGCGGCGTTTTGTCTCATGGCACTGCACCAGCAGGTTTTACCCCCCTGCGTGGGATTGCAAAACCCCGAATTCGATCTCGATTTCGTTCGGAAGGCGCGTTTGACGCGGGTACAACACGCACTGTGTTTAAGTTTTGGGTTTGGGGGACAAAATACCGCGATCGCGATCGCGCTTTTCTGA
- the nblS gene encoding two-component system sensor histidine kinase NblS, whose protein sequence is MLTLLKTLHNAIDRWWSEFTLQTRLMAAATLIVSLVMSGLTFWAVNTIQQDARVNDTRFGRDLGILLATNVSPLIAEDKLTEVARFSSRFYSSTSNIRYIMYADEDGKIFFGIPYSEAAVQNSLTIQRRIELPEDYAKNVNLPMVRQHLTPDGEVTDVFVPLKQEGKYLGVLAVGINPNPTVVTSSNLTRDVTIAVFISIWTMVILGVVLNALTITQPIKELLVGVKNIAAGNFKQRIDLPLGGELGELIFNFNEMAERLESYEEQNIEELTAEKAKLETLVSTIADGAVLIDTDLKVILVNPTARRIFNWESKELAGENVLHYLPAQVTIKLTKPLYQFASGEATGNKDRSFEHHAANALGFPHHKEAEGGEFRITLTEPTKRTIRILLTQVLDRDRENIKGIAITIQDITREVELNEAKGQFISNISHELRTPLFNIKSFIETLYEYGEDLTSEERQEFLHTANNETDRLTRLVNDVLDLSRLESSNTYHLECVEVARPIEQTLRTYQLNAKDKGIELIKEIEANLPFVLGHYDLLLQVLANLVGNALKFTTAGGRVAIRTYQLNPSNLNFEKKGKVRVEVSDTGTGISSEDRDAIFDRFYRVENRVHTLEGTGLGLSIVKNIMEKHNTQINLVSEIGVGTTFWFDLTLYEDAQKPEEALQ, encoded by the coding sequence TTGTTAACCCTACTCAAAACCCTTCACAACGCGATCGATCGATGGTGGTCGGAGTTCACCCTCCAGACGCGCCTCATGGCAGCAGCCACCCTAATTGTCTCCCTAGTCATGAGCGGTCTAACCTTTTGGGCAGTCAACACGATTCAACAAGATGCCAGAGTCAACGATACCCGATTCGGTCGCGATTTAGGTATCCTTCTGGCGACCAACGTTTCTCCCCTCATTGCAGAAGATAAACTCACCGAAGTCGCGCGCTTTTCCTCTCGCTTCTACAGCAGCACCTCCAACATTCGGTACATTATGTACGCGGACGAAGATGGAAAAATTTTCTTTGGCATCCCCTACTCCGAAGCCGCCGTTCAAAACTCTCTCACCATTCAACGACGCATTGAACTCCCCGAAGACTACGCCAAAAACGTCAATCTCCCGATGGTACGCCAGCACCTCACCCCCGACGGAGAAGTCACCGATGTTTTTGTTCCCCTCAAGCAGGAAGGCAAATATCTTGGGGTTTTAGCGGTTGGGATTAACCCCAACCCCACCGTTGTGACTTCTTCCAATCTCACCAGAGATGTCACCATTGCCGTGTTTATTTCGATTTGGACAATGGTCATTTTGGGTGTTGTTTTAAATGCGCTGACCATTACCCAACCTATTAAAGAACTGCTCGTCGGCGTTAAAAATATTGCGGCGGGAAACTTCAAACAACGGATCGATCTGCCCCTGGGTGGCGAACTTGGGGAATTAATTTTCAACTTCAATGAAATGGCGGAACGGCTTGAAAGTTATGAAGAACAAAATATTGAAGAGTTGACCGCAGAAAAGGCTAAATTAGAAACCCTTGTTTCCACTATTGCCGATGGAGCCGTTCTCATCGATACGGATCTCAAAGTTATTTTAGTGAATCCCACTGCGCGACGCATTTTCAACTGGGAAAGCAAAGAATTAGCGGGAGAAAATGTACTCCATTATTTGCCCGCACAAGTGACGATTAAACTCACCAAACCCCTCTATCAATTTGCGTCCGGCGAAGCGACGGGAAACAAAGATCGCTCTTTTGAGCATCACGCTGCAAATGCCTTGGGATTCCCGCACCACAAAGAAGCAGAAGGTGGAGAGTTCCGCATTACCCTGACCGAACCCACGAAGCGAACCATTCGCATTCTTTTAACGCAAGTTCTCGATCGCGATCGCGAAAATATCAAAGGAATTGCCATAACCATACAAGATATCACGCGCGAGGTCGAACTCAATGAAGCAAAAGGTCAATTTATTAGTAACATTTCCCACGAATTGAGAACGCCGTTATTTAATATAAAATCTTTTATCGAAACTTTGTATGAATACGGAGAAGATTTAACCTCAGAAGAACGACAAGAGTTTTTGCACACGGCGAATAATGAAACCGACCGCCTTACGCGACTGGTGAATGATGTGTTGGATTTATCAAGATTAGAATCGTCCAATACTTATCATTTAGAATGTGTTGAAGTTGCTCGACCCATCGAACAAACCCTACGAACCTATCAACTCAATGCAAAGGATAAAGGGATTGAATTAATCAAAGAAATTGAAGCTAATTTACCCTTCGTTTTGGGACATTACGACCTATTATTACAAGTTTTGGCAAACTTGGTGGGGAATGCGCTCAAGTTCACAACAGCGGGAGGACGGGTTGCGATTCGTACCTATCAACTCAATCCTTCAAACCTCAATTTCGAGAAAAAAGGGAAAGTGCGGGTGGAAGTTTCCGACACGGGGACGGGAATTTCTTCAGAGGATCGAGATGCAATCTTCGATCGCTTCTACCGCGTCGAGAATCGCGTTCACACCTTAGAAGGAACGGGGTTAGGATTGTCAATTGTCAAAAACATCATGGAAAAACATAACACTCAAATTAATTTAGTGAGCGAAATTGGAGTGGGGACGACGTTTTGGTTCGACTTGACTTTGTACGAAGACGCTCAAAAACCAGAGGAGGCATTACAATAA